AgtacacacaccgcacacacaccacacatatatactacactacacacaacgcatacacacacctcacacatacactacattaaacacaccaaaaatacacaccacacacatacactacacacaaacacaccgcacacatacactacaaacatgTACAacgcacacacactacaaacacaaacaacgcacacacacaccgcatacatacactacacaatCACACACCACATACGCACACCGCACACATGCACTACCCTatatacaacaaacacacacaccatacatatacactacacacatacaccacacacacacacaccaaacacacaacacacacatacacgaatacgtacaccacacacacacaacacacacatacaaacacaccatgagacccaccacacacacactacaaaaacatacagcacacactacaaacacacaccccgcacacatacactacaaaaacttacaatgcacacacactacaaacacaaacacagcacatacacaccgcatacatacactacactaaacacaccgcatacacacaccacaagcctggaggcacaccaatcctgagcctgtgcgtacccctagacactccccttacgctgccctataagatctctcgggagcccctaggagccatcttttctagccatccgccatggcgggtgggtgaaagacccgagctatcatggggttagctcgttaaattacaataaagcctcgtgcattTTGCAGCAAGCTGGTTATTTcgtctggtgattggggtgacctcgaacgtggcctgggaccctggatacttgagttttcaggggtctaacagtctctctagctcttacaacttctattgaaagacccccgaagaggcactttcgtagagggagacccacacacccaggaatcagcgaggccacgaactggatgcaaaaaacaagaggctttattggagacgcgggtacccggggcgacttagcctttgtgtggctaagcgccccgagccaagggaaaggggtccttatatagggaaaaaggcgcaagctaggagcagggattctattggataattctaatgaggcattatacagagctattcccattggtcaatgtatatgaggcgctatacagggttattcaaatgaggcaaagtacagagttattcaaatgaggtgaaacacagagtctttcaaatgaggcgaaatacagaatcatttccattggatggttcaaatgagacacagagccattccagatcagcatattctcaaggtctggtgtctggtacagcagactcaatcCCCCCCccttcctgatggctgaccttgggggcggagaccttgggacggagtgtttctcttcgggcggggcgggggctcaggggcagggctccaggccggctcccttggtgttcgttctcgtgccggcccacctggtgctcgccctcgtgccggcccacctggtgctcgccctcgtgccggcccacctggtgctcgttgctcggccccagcctacctggtgctcgttctcgggcctgcccatctggtgctcgttgctcggccccagccccgaggctcggtgccaggcggggcgggccgggggcgcgagccctgccggggtgaaggcttgggaggccccggcagcttcggggcagggggctcaggggcatttcgagcgggtctttcactaTTAACCTACTTCTCTTCATCTACACTTTGcctttcttactttccttctctatgtcctactttcctgcttcctctgtgtctggctggctagCAGCTCCATGACCCAGGGagtctctctctccagcctcgaTTCCTCCTCCTTCATATTCTCTATGACTGTCAGTCCCACTTATCTCTctactgtctagctattggcagttccgctttttattagaccaatcaggcagacaaggtgaaacagcaacacatgtctacatagttaaacaattattctgaAACCCAAATGTAGCACATCTTTACTCTGCTACACAGAGATTCTTTTCCCAAAACATTAGCATCTCCATAATAGCAGTTAGGATATACTTTTCAGAGAGTGGAGTGAAGAAAACAGGAGGTTAGGTTTGACTACACAGTTTATGGCAAAAATACCCCGCCCCCCAATGTAACAAGTTCCTTCAAAGTAAAAGCCAGAAGACGCCCTTGATATCAGCATCTTTACAAAGGACCAGACATGCTTTCTGTTTGGAAGTGTGGTCTCTGATTTGTTCTTTTGTAtaaggatttgtttatttttcatttatttgcttacttcCAGGGTGTGGGCACTCCTCCCCTTATACTCACTACTCCCCTTATAGTCACATCTGGAAAACCTTACCCAGTAGGGACAAGGGCTGCAGTTACCACATGGATGAAGACCCCACCCCACAGCACATCCCCCAACCCCTTTTGTGGCCAACTACAAAAGCCCTGAGTGGATGCATAAACAGCAGGGGAAGTCCTAGGTGAAGGTAGATGTAGGCATGGCTTCAGGCCCAACAATGGCAAAGCCTTCTCTGGGGTGAGTCTCAGAGGAATAGCAAGGCCTTCCTCTGGAGTGTGAATGTGGACAGTTTGTACAAATCCCAATTAAGGATTAATTAGGGAGGGCCGGTTATGTGGGCAAATGCTCATGACAGCTGCAGCTTCCTCCACCTAGATGTTTACAACCTGACACTGTTCAAATCCAGACACCGAGAGTAGCTAATGTCTCCTGTTGTGTTCATAACAAGCTGAGGTTCTTGGTTGTTTCTGTAGTTGATGCCATTTCAAGAGGGCCCATGGCTGCCTGACTCCAGCATTTCAGTACATgagtctctcctttcttctttccctggtTGCTCCTAGTCAGGTTCAGTCCCAGCTTAGCTGGATGCTGTGCCTTCTGGTTTTTTTTGTgcgtgatgtgtgtgtgtgggggggtgtctgtgtgggtgtgtgcctgtgtgtgtgtgtgatatgtgtgggatgtgatgtgtgtgtctgtgtgatgtgtgtttgtgtctgtgtgtgtgatgtgtgtgtgcatgtggtgtgtgtgtttgtgtatgatgtgtgtgtgtgtctctgtgtgtgtggagtgtgtatgtgtgtgtgtgtgtgtgtggtgtggtttcgtgtgtgtctgtgtgtgtgagtgtgtgtgtgtttgtgtctgtctgtctgtgtgtgtgttgtgtgtgtatgtgtgtgtctgtgtgtgtgtgtgatatgtgtgggatgtgatgtgtgatgtgtgtctgtgtgatgtgtgtttgtgtctgtatgtgtgatgtgtgtgtgcatgtggtcttgtgtttgtgtatgatgtgtgttgtgtgactgtgtgtgttgtgtgtgtgtgtgtgtgtggtgtggtgtcctgtgtgtgtgtgtgtgtgtgtgtgtgtgtgtgtgatgtgtgatgtgtgtttgtgtgtatgtgtgtgtgatgtgtgtggggtCATCCGTAAACACTCCAGCACTTCTCTCAGGTCAGGTCAAGTGCAgggtgatttcaaggccagctcatAAACAATCTTGTGGCAGGCCTGTATGCCATAGACAACCCTGGGACCTGTCTGTCACTACGGTCTCCCCCATGCCCACCTTCCAATCATATCAGACTGTGATGTCCAGCTCCTGCCAGTGGGAAAAGACACAGTTACTGCCTTATGGGGAGCAGAGGACACACTCCCCACGTGAAgtcctgtgtgaatgtgtgctgtgAATTCAGGCATAGCCATGCCAAGTACCCTGGGGCTGATGGGAAGCTTCCCTTCAGGTCCACGTGTGTTGAAAGATATGCAGAACATGTCCGCAGCAACTTCTGGCCTGCCCTGTATTTGCAGCCTGAAGGCTGGTCCCCTCATAGGCTTTTCATACTGAGATCAGCTAAACCTGTCTCCTCCATCCCGATGCATCCCATTAACCCTGCCTCCCTGTTGGACTAAAGCAGAAACACATGGGCACTTCTAGAGTACAGCAGGCTTCCAACAAGGTGGCCCAGCTTTCTGTGCCTGGGTGCATCTGTTTGTCAAAGTCATTCTCAGGAATGTCTAGGGGTTACACACATCACTATCTTCTCAGCTGTCCTGCTGCTGTCTGAgggcccagcctccagcagcacatGGCTGTGAATGGAATCCAAGGGCGTCACTAAGCTAAACTTTTTTGATGAGGGTGGGGCCGATTAGAAAGGAAATTCTCATGCACTCCCTTGATGGCTtccttctgtggtgatatattgtttaggATTTATTAAAGTCCCTGGAGATCAAAATGGCAAAGAAGCCCTACTAGTTAACTCCAGAAGCTAGAAAATGGTGctgcacatgtttaatcccaggattcaggattaagaggtatatGGACCTCTTTGAGGTTGAGACCATCCTGACTTACACAAAAGCGAAGagcaacagagctcacacctttgatcctagtcCTTAGCATCACGggccttcagtcccagcattagggaggtagagCCAGGATTCTGTGGCTGGTTGGAAAAAGGGTTAAAATggggaggaggagacaagaagtcagagccttttgcctctgatgATTTGTGGAGATGGGATTACCATTTCAGCTGGATGTAGGTAAGAgctcttggctgctttgcttctctgatcctcagtGTGAGCTTGAATCCCACTCAAATCagactctgggtcttttattttccttatgacagcctccttttttatttttatttttctagaataaGTTTTCCATCAAACGTATCAAAAGCACATGGGGTCCCTAGGGTCCAAGAAGTCggtggaaacaaaaacaagaaatccTTGCCAGGGAAAGCAGTccatacagagagagaaacagttcCCATCCTTTCTGATGGGCTGGGTTCCGAGGGGGCCGTGGCTCGCAGAGTGGCCTGTGCCTGTCTGCTGGAGGATGCTGAGGGAGGggtccccctcaccccccaccccccacccccccatccccgGGACAGGGAGCTGTCCTGGGACAGTCCTGGCCCACTGTGCTGCGGGGTGTCACCGGCGGTACCGGAGGCGCTTCAGTTGGAACCACAGCTGGAAGATGCCATTGGCGAACTGGCAGCGGAAGCCGCGGCGGGGAGAACAGTCCCATTCTCCGCTGACGATCTTGAAGGCAATGTCCTCGTAGGGCGGCCCGGAGTGGAAGCGCAGGATGGCGAAGTCGCGGTTGTCCTCACAGGCCTCCAGGAAGTACTCTGGCGTGGCACGCTTGCAGATGAGGTCCGGGTAGAAGATGGTGAATTTGTAGCCCTGCACCATCTTGGGCGGCGGGTTGTCCACGTCGTAGTGCGTGCGGTTGTACTGGTTCCAATGGAAGCCCGTGTGCACGCGGTTGAAGAAGCGCGGCTTGCGCGGCCGGTATTTGTCCGCCCACAGGTAGGCGCGCCCGTGCAGTGGCATCTCCACGCTGAAGGGCGCCTCGTCCTGCCCCAGGCCCTCTCGCGCTCACCGCGAGAACACGGCTTCcacactgtcactgtctctcccGTCGTCTGTGGCCTGGAGCTGTTGGCGCCACAGCTGCAGGCGCTGCAGGTCCTCGTGCTGCTGGAACACGTGCGCGTCCACCGGCAGCTCGTGTGCCCTGAGCTTCTGAGGCCTGTAGCGGCCAGCCTTGTAGCCATCGCCGGCGGCAGCGGCGGCAGCGGCGGCGTCATCATCATAGTCTGCTGGGCTCTGCTGGATCATGTTCTCCTCCATAGGCACCTCCACTCGGTCCGAGTCCGCCCCTTTCGCTTTCGCTTTCGCTTTCGCTTTCGCTTTCGCTTTCGCTTTCGCTTTCCAGCAGGAAAGCAGGTCTTCCAGGTCCGCCACTGTGAGGCCACTGAGCAAGGTGTAGGGCTCGCGCAGCTGCACGGCCAGGTCGTCTTCCTCTGCACTGATGTAGCTGGCCAGCAGGTCGATGGGCTTAGCCCGCCCTTCTCGGATGCGGATCTTGGAGCGCAGCTTGGCCTGCAGCAGGTGGAAGCtgccttcctgctcctgccaggTCTTGAAGTGCTCCGCCTCCTTCTCTCGCTGCAGCAGCTCCAGTTCCCGCTCCCGCAGGGCCTTCTCCCTCTCCCGGTCCAACCACCGCTGCTTCAGCTTCTGGAGCTCCAGCCGGTTGTTCTCCTGGATTCTTTTGTGGTGTTCCTTCAGCTCTTTTCCTCCCAGGGGACTGATGCCCTTCTTTTCCAGTGCCTTCACCCAAATAAAGGTGCCCCCCATGGCGTCCTCGCTCCAGCCCATCTTCTTCTGCCTCTTGTGCTCCTTAGCTTGCTTCTTGGCCAGTCTCCGTGCCAGCTTCTCCTCGGGCGTCTCCAAGGCCTTGAGCAGCTCTTCGTGCTGCCTGTGCTTCTCACGCAGCCACAGGCGCTCCTGCAGCTCGCTGCTCCCATGGTTCTGACTTGGACTTCTCTGCCTCTGTTCCCTGCTCCCTGAGGGCCCTGAGCACCAGTGAGTGTCACCACCCATTTGGCCAATGGCTTCCTTCTTGAGTCTCAGTTCTCTCGTGTTCTGTCTCTGTTCTTTCTGCTGGATCCTTTTTTCTACACTTTACTGCAGTGCAATCCTAATTAGTCTTTATGAGAAAAACCCgcagtcagatattagggggtgaaaaaGGAGGGATCGGAGAAACAGAACGGCCAGCCGCTAGAGAGACCTTTGACCTCTTCAGAATCCTCAGAGCGAAGGTGCGAAGGTGCGACCCGGACCCTGTCTCTAGGAATCGGCACACAAAATGCTCTGAGTCCTGTCTCCTCTGGCCTTATATAGGTCTGTGCTCCCAGCCTTAATTAAAGGCGTGGCGGAAACCCAAGGCCAGGATCAAAGGCGGGAGCTGTTTGTTTCTCTCTgggactttggaggctgtcctgcaactaggtCTTTAGACAAACCAGTCTCTaaatcacagagattctcctgcctctgcctccggggtgccgggactaaaggcgtgccccTCATGCCCTCTGCCCCGgccaataaaaacattttatgagCACTAAAATTCCTTAGTCCTAGAAATGTAATTTCCAATCTCTCAgttgttgggcccttcccccatagggaTCTGCTGACCAggttgtgactaggagcttactcCTTGTTTTCCTCCTTCCTATAAGGCCAGAACATAAGTTCCCATTATCTGCCTAGCCTTATCGCTGGAGGGACTTGGGAATGTCAACTTCTGACCGGGGTAGTTTTCCACGGTGCCTGCTGACTGGCATACAAGGCTTCCCTCCTTGAAATGAAGGGCATTCTCCTTGCACAatgacctgctgtcttgtctttatttcaaTCCTCAGGTCCCTTGCCTGAAGCCGTGAGAAGTTTTGTAGCACTGGCGCTACAAGTGGAGGGCCCGCCAAGATGGGGAAAGAAGGCTAAACGCCAAGGATCACCTGGGAAGCCTGGCCAGCATTCTCATTAAGTTAAGGAGTCCATATATTGGACAttggtgcctcaactcctgagagactTGGATTGCAAAtagagaagcactgtctcaatCAGAAAacgaaaagttaaaaaaaaaaaaaaaaggacaaggaaaagaaaaccagaaaagcagaaaatgaatatagaaaaatagaaaatgagaaaaatagaataataaaaaaggaaaatacacagagagtccaGATACTGAATGCTAttattgtgctgtctttgagCTGTTCAGTATTTAAGGGAAGAAAATTTAAGgtaggtttttgtgttttgtcatCGGCCCCAAGGTATTTCAGGGCCCCCAAGTAGTTTGGAGACAAcaatacccacattcccaaatattgtttataaatgtgtttttatttgaatgGGGTTGGCTATAAATGGTAGTATCCAGGGCCAGAGGGCAAAGGCAAGGAAGACCAAGGCCAAACCTAGGAAACTCACGGCCTTGAGTGCTGGTGCTGCAGCTCACTCCCAGccaaatgtatagaaaatgtttttaatacaACCAGTCAAAACTGTTTAAAACCTTTGAGAGACAGTacatcaacatagaaaaatttggatttattcaaattttggatgctcttTATTCAAGGATTGGAATTAGCTACAGAGTTTTCAATTAAAGAAGTTTCATTTCCaggggcattagtggcacatgcctttaatcccagcactggggaggcagaggcagatggatcttatgagtcaaggccagctttgtctacagagtgaattccggGACAAACTccaaactatacagagaaaccttgtctctaaaataataaataaatatataaataaataaatttcatttgaaCAAACTAATCATAACCCAGGCAAAATGTGAGATTAGAGAGAGATGTGTGCATGTTCCTTGTGTAAGGTGTGACCACACTGCTATGTTTAGACTATGATTTGGAATGCCTGAATGTTGACAAAAGAAACtgcttaaattgccttggatGTGAATCAAAGGATACTTAAATTGCTTTGAATATGGTttaaaagagcatccagtcagtcagtgtcttaacaggaaaaaggTTAGTGATTCGAGCCCTCAGACTCAGTTGATTGGAAAATAGCAGAAACTTACAGCACTGACTTCAGAGCAAAGGGCGTCTATATGGATGAATCTAGAGAGTttagcagaggagaggatacagagtTCCTCCTAAATTTTTAGggttcacaaagaaaaaaagtagaaaaaatctAGAAAGAAGTTAGTGCATGATTTGAAAATGGTTTTTAAGAAGAAGCCTCATGATACAGCAGCCCTGTTAGGCCCCCAATTGGAATGGTTTCAGTATAGATCAAATTAGGCCTTGACAGTTAAGAAGCAAATGAGGCCTTGTCGGGAGTGTGATCTTCACAGGTTGGAGAAAGGACTACTCGAAAACTTCAAGtaattttcaaaagttgtttAAGACATAGCCTAAAGATATTAAGCTTCAAACATTAGAAATTAGAAAGGATAATTTGCAATCTTTGAGTGGTTTTCCTTTGTTGTGGGGAAATATTCACATGTTACGTCCTTTTTTAGAGCTCATACTGGTGGTTTAATACCTTTAAAATGAGAATCTAAAAGGAGATGGTTATCCCAGTTCGCCTAGACTGTTAACAAAAGAGGGTAGAcaaggggaagggtttctaggtgaccatgaaatgtatctttccttctacAAGCTACTTCATATGTCCAGATATTATGTATCAGGGAGCAAAGGAGTGAATGCAGCTATTCTTTTAACATAATGAGTTATTCTTAAAATGCTGGCAGGTTCTGCGCAGTTCTCTGTAAAGTTCCAACATTACTTTTGCCATTGTTCCcgacatctcccccttttttattttcttcaatggagAAGGAGGCAGGTGCTCAATCCTTCTGTGGAAGAGTGGTGGGCATTGCACCAAGAGGGTCTCCTGCCAAGCTGGTTGGGTCAAGCGATCCTCGACCTCCAGGATGTCTGTTTGGGATGGGAGGTGATGTTATGGACATCAAACCTCCCTGCAACGGAGCATGCACTCCAAGAGATTCAGGTTAGTTAACTTTATTATAAGCATTCCTCTGTTGTCTGTAAGCAGTCACTTTCCTGAAATGAGCTGGACGGCAGTCATGCCTGGAAAATGTCAGCACCAAGAGAGGGCCTGTTGAAAGTGTCCCCCTAAGCCTGGGTGGAGATGGGACATGATGAGTTGGAATCCTGGCCGACCATCTGAGTCCTCCATGGCTAAGCGATGATAATGGACCTGACTGGGCTTAGCAATGAGAGTATCTATCTGTTGTTTAATGAAGCCAGTTAAGCGATTAAATGCCCAGGGGCCaaaagaaattaacaacaaaagtCCTATAAAAGGGCCTAAAATTGAGGGCAGGAGAGTTGTCACCCAGGGAGAAGTAGAGAGCCAGTCTTTGTACCAGCTTTTATTTTTGGCCCTCTCTCGTTTTCTTCTTTCCAATCCTTTCTAACCTCTTTCATTGCATCCTTTATTAATC
This genomic stretch from Cricetulus griseus strain 17A/GY chromosome 4, alternate assembly CriGri-PICRH-1.0, whole genome shotgun sequence harbors:
- the LOC113835698 gene encoding LOW QUALITY PROTEIN: cactin-like (The sequence of the model RefSeq protein was modified relative to this genomic sequence to represent the inferred CDS: substituted 1 base at 1 genomic stop codon), with amino-acid sequence MGGDTHWCSGPSGSREQRQRSPSQNHGSSELQERLWLREKHRQHEELLKALETPEEKLARRLAKKQAKEHKRQKKMGWSEDAMGGTFIWVKALEKKGISPLGGKELKEHHKRIQENNRLELQKLKQRWLDREREKALRERELELLQREKEAEHFKTWQEQEGSFHLLQAKLRSKIRIREGRAKPIDLLASYISAEEDDLAVQLREPYTLLSGLTVADLEDLLSCWKAKAKAKAKAKAKAKAKGADSDRVEVPMEENMIQQSPADYDDDAAAAAAAAGDGYKAGRYRPQKLRAHELPVDAHVFQQHEDLQRLQLWRQQLQATDDGRDSDSVEAVFSRXAREGLGQDEAPFSVEMPLHGRAYLWADKYRPRKPRFFNRVHTGFHWNQYNRTHYDVDNPPPKMVQGYKFTIFYPDLICKRATPEYFLEACEDNRDFAILRFHSGPPYEDIAFKIVSGEWDCSPRRGFRCQFANGIFQLWFQLKRLRYRR